ATATAGAAAGAAAAAAAATGGCTTTGAGTAGAATTTTAAAATTATATTATTTAAGATTTTTTAGATTAGTTTTTTAATTTATATTTTCTCATACTCTCTTTTGCGAAGGATAAATCTTTAAAATCAGGAGATGAGATTAACTCCATACAAGTTTTATCCAAATTTTCCATTCCACTTACTTGCATACTAGCTTGTAAATTTTCATCTAAATATAAATCAAAAATTACACAAGCTTGGTTATTAACCTTGTAAAGAATTTTTCCACCTTTTTTCTCATCTAGTTTATACGCTTGTAATTTATCGTTTTTACTCATTTTCTTAATTTCATTTGCAAAAGATTGATGTAAGGTATAATAAATCATAAAATCGCGCATAATATTTTTAATATCAGCAATTTCTTTTCTTAGTTTTGATAAATCTTTAGCATATAAACTTATAAATTGCGTATTTAAGTATTCATTTAGACTTTTTTCGTTTAAATTTTCACACAATGGATAAATTTTAACCACGAAAGCATTATTTTTAGCAAGCACTATATCCACACAAGCTTGTTTGTTTTGTTTGTATTCTAAAAACAAAGCTTGACTTGAGTTTAAATTTAACGTGTTTTGCTTATTATAAGCAAAATCACTTAAATCTTCGTAGATATTTGCATAAGAAAAAATTCCTATAAAAAGCAATAATAAAATTTTCATTCAAATAAATCTTTATAATGATTTTTTAAGTACTCTACTACCTCTAAGATCTCATCAACTCCTTCTTTTTGAGTATTTTGGCAAACTTCATCAATACAATCAATATAAATTTCAATTGCTTTTTCTAATTTTGATCTTTTTACCCCAGCAAATAACAGCATTGCTTCTAAAACTATGCTTAATTCATATTGTAAATTTTCTATTTCTTCTTTAAAATCATGATTTGTTTTCATTATTTTCCTTTAATTCTTTGCTTTTAATCAAATCTACAAATTGTGCTTTTATAAAATCATAATTAGAGCTATCTTTATATGTGGCAAACAATCCACCACTAGCATTTTTATGCCCTCCTCCATTGACCAAGCTTTTAGCCATCAAACTCACATCAATTTTATTATTTGCTCTAAAACTCAAGGTTTTTCTTGAGCTAAGATCAACGAAAAAATCAAAATCAGGATTTTGCATTAAAAAATCATTTCCAATTACAGAAGTATTGCCTATATTTGAAGTTAATAAACCTTTACTTCCTTTATAAAATACACTAAAATTTTCTTTATTTACACTTAGTCTTTCTACTACGAATTTAGAAATTAAATTGCTTAAGGTGTCATCATTTTCTTTTTTGAAAAAAGATTTTTTTAAACCATGTAAATCATCATCTAAATTAATATGAGCATTTTTTTGATGAATGTATTTTCTACAAACATCAAAAAGATAAAAAAGATATTTGATATTTTCTTGTGCAAACATTACTCTATTGATTTCTTTTGCGCCAGAAACCATACCAAGCAGTACTTTTCCAAGTTCAAAGTTCTCATCTTCACTCAACCAAATATCTACTGCATTCACCACATCTACAAATTCTGACAAGGCTTTATTTTCACCACAACATTTACTAAAAAAATCATAAACAATCTTAGTAGCACATCTTTTATCATCTAAAAAATACCAAGGATATTTTTGCATACATTCTAAGCCACTTTGATGATGATCTAAAAGTAAAAGTTTGATTTTTTTACCTTGTATGGCTTTTTGAAAATCTTCACATTGACTTAAAGTTAAATTTAAATCCGTGATTAAAATCACAAATTCTTCATTAGGATTTTGCTTTAAATCTTCCTCTATATTTTTAAAAATCACATTAAAATTTTCATTAATCTCTTTACCATAATTAGAATTATAAAAATAACAATTCTTAAAATAAAAATCTAGCACATACTGACAAGCATAGCCATCTAAATCCGTATGTGAAAGATGATAAATTTTCATATTTTTCCTTTATAAATTATCAACTTTTATGATACCTTCTGTTTCAAATTTAGTATTTTCTGCAATCTCAGCAAAACTTAAAACTGTAATATTAATACCAAAATTAGAACAAATATCAGCAATAAATTTTCTAAGTTGTGGTTCAACACAAAGTAAGAAAGGTTTAATTCTTGTATTTGCCACACTTGCAAGTTCAGCCTTTAAAGCCTCCACCAAAGCGCCAGTTTGAGCTACATTTATCATTAAATGATACGAACCATCTTTAAACTGCACATGCTCCATTAATTTTGCAGCCGCAGCAGCATCAAAAATATAAAAGCTAATTTGTCCTTTTTCATCCACATATAAATTTGTGATTGCTCTTGCTAAAGAAGCCCTTACATGCTCAATAATCATATCCAAACTCTTACTTACTTCAGCTATATCACTAATTGATTCTAAAATTGTAAGCATATCTTTAATAGGAATATGCTCTTTAAGTAAAGCTTTTAAAACCTTTTGAATTAAACCTATACTAGCAACTCTTAAACAATCATCTACCACGATAGGATAATCATTTTTGATTTTATCCAATAAATTTTGAACCTCTTGTTTAGTTAAAAGCTCTGAAGCATTAGCTTTTATAAGCTCACTCATATGGGTTGAAATCACACTTGCTGGATCAATTACAATATAACCATTTAGCGTTGCCTCATCTTTTAAAGATGATTCTATCCACAAAGCATCAGAATTAAAGGCAGGTTCTTTAGTAGCTATACCTTCGATAGGTTCGGTAATAAAACCACTATCCATAGCTAAATATTTATCAGGATAAATTTCAGCGCTAGCTATACCCACGCCTTTGAGCTTAAAAGTGTATTCATTAGGTTTTAATTGCAAATTATCTCTAATTCTAATTTTTGGCATTAAAAAGCCTAAACTTTGAGCTATATTACGTCTTGTTGATCTAATACGCTCTGTTAATTCGCTTTCTGCTAACTTAATAAGCCCATAGCCTAATTCTAATTCTAAAATTTCTAATTTTAAAATATCTGTGATTTTGTTTTCTTCTTCTTTTAAAATTTCTTCCTCACTACGTTTTTGTGGTTTAGCTTGCTCTTGTTCATCAGCTTCTTGGGATTTTTTAGCCGACATTGTATTGATTTGAATTTTACCTTCTTGTACTTGTTTTATCATATAACCAAGACCCAAAAATACCAAAGCCATAAAGCCCAAAGAAAAGTGCGGTAAACCAGGTACTAAAGCAAAAATAAATAAAACAAAACCTACAATTAATAGTGTTTTGTATTCTCCTAAAAGCTGATTAATAGAACCTTCAGCAAAATTATCCTCATCTTTGCTAGCACGCGTGATGATGATTGCAGTTGCTGTTGAAGTTATAAGCCCAGGAATTTGAGAAACAAGTCCATCACCTATTGTTAATATAGTATAAGTTGAAGCACATTCTCCAAGCTCCATATCATGCTGAAAATAACCTATCATAAAACCACCAATTAAATTTACAATGGTGATAATAATCCCAGCAACAGCATCCCCTTTTATAAATTTAGAAGAACCATCCATTGCTCCATAAAAATTTGCCTCAGCTATAATTTCTTGGCGTCTTGCGCGTGCAGTTTTTTCATCAATCAAACCTGCATTTAAATCCGCATCAATAGCCATTTGTTTACCTGGCATTGCATCAAGGGTAAATCTTGCTTGAACCTCAGAAACCCTTGTGCTACCTTTGGTTACAACCATAAAATTAATCAAAACCAAAATACAAAAAACAACCATACCTATAACATAATTACCACCAACAACAAATTCACCAAAACTTGCCACTATATCACTAACAGCAGCTGGACCTTGATGACCCTCACTTAAAATCATACGCGTTGTAGCAATATTAAGCGAAAGTCTAAAAAGTGTGATGATCAAAATCAATGTTGGAAAAGTTGTTAAATCCGTAGGCTTTGGTATATACAAAGAAATTAAAATAATTAAAACCGAAATGGCAATACTTAAAGCAAGAAAAAAGTCTAAAACTATACTTGGTAAAGGCACTATAATAATTGCTAAAATTGCAATAATTACGGCTACTATGGTTAAACTTTTTGCCTTTAAAATAGGTGCAACAAGCGGAGCAACCCAAGGCAATACTAAGCTAAAAATATCTCTTTTAGCCATTATTTTGAATAATATCCTCTAAAGTAATAGAAACTAAAAAATCATCGATTTTATTTTGAAGTTTCACTAAAACTGGCATAATTTTACAATTATCCTCTTTTTGAGAAGGACAAATTCCATTACTACATTCAAAAACATTAATAGATTTTTTCTCTACACTATTAATAATTTCTTTTAAAGTGTATTCACTTGGCTGCTTAATAAGCACAAAACCGCCCTTAGCTCCCTTGTAAGACTTCAAAAGTGCATCTTTAGCAAGAGCTTGTAAAATTTTTGCTAAAAAACTTTTAGGTATATCTAAGACATTTGACATA
This genomic stretch from Campylobacter lari subsp. concheus harbors:
- a CDS encoding DHH family phosphoesterase, producing MKIYHLSHTDLDGYACQYVLDFYFKNCYFYNSNYGKEINENFNVIFKNIEEDLKQNPNEEFVILITDLNLTLSQCEDFQKAIQGKKIKLLLLDHHQSGLECMQKYPWYFLDDKRCATKIVYDFFSKCCGENKALSEFVDVVNAVDIWLSEDENFELGKVLLGMVSGAKEINRVMFAQENIKYLFYLFDVCRKYIHQKNAHINLDDDLHGLKKSFFKKENDDTLSNLISKFVVERLSVNKENFSVFYKGSKGLLTSNIGNTSVIGNDFLMQNPDFDFFVDLSSRKTLSFRANNKIDVSLMAKSLVNGGGHKNASGGLFATYKDSSNYDFIKAQFVDLIKSKELKENNENKS
- the flhA gene encoding flagellar biosynthesis protein FlhA; its protein translation is MAKRDIFSLVLPWVAPLVAPILKAKSLTIVAVIIAILAIIIVPLPSIVLDFFLALSIAISVLIILISLYIPKPTDLTTFPTLILIITLFRLSLNIATTRMILSEGHQGPAAVSDIVASFGEFVVGGNYVIGMVVFCILVLINFMVVTKGSTRVSEVQARFTLDAMPGKQMAIDADLNAGLIDEKTARARRQEIIAEANFYGAMDGSSKFIKGDAVAGIIITIVNLIGGFMIGYFQHDMELGECASTYTILTIGDGLVSQIPGLITSTATAIIITRASKDEDNFAEGSINQLLGEYKTLLIVGFVLFIFALVPGLPHFSLGFMALVFLGLGYMIKQVQEGKIQINTMSAKKSQEADEQEQAKPQKRSEEEILKEEENKITDILKLEILELELGYGLIKLAESELTERIRSTRRNIAQSLGFLMPKIRIRDNLQLKPNEYTFKLKGVGIASAEIYPDKYLAMDSGFITEPIEGIATKEPAFNSDALWIESSLKDEATLNGYIVIDPASVISTHMSELIKANASELLTKQEVQNLLDKIKNDYPIVVDDCLRVASIGLIQKVLKALLKEHIPIKDMLTILESISDIAEVSKSLDMIIEHVRASLARAITNLYVDEKGQISFYIFDAAAAAKLMEHVQFKDGSYHLMINVAQTGALVEALKAELASVANTRIKPFLLCVEPQLRKFIADICSNFGINITVLSFAEIAENTKFETEGIIKVDNL
- a CDS encoding Rrf2 family transcriptional regulator, which gives rise to MLFTKASEYALLSLIHIAKSQEPQDVDTMSNVLDIPKSFLAKILQALAKDALLKSYKGAKGGFVLIKQPSEYTLKEIINSVEKKSINVFECSNGICPSQKEDNCKIMPVLVKLQNKIDDFLVSITLEDIIQNNG